The genomic segment TGCAACTGCTTCAGGCGAACCGAGGGAATCGGCTCATTCAGTCCGAACATGCGACCGGGGTAAATCAGCCACGTATCCGAACGTTGCCGCGACTCGGTGATCGGCTCATCCAGCACGCGCGGCGGCCAGTCTGTCGCGCGGTCGATGTCCAGCGCGACGTTGCCCCGCAGGAACGCCTGCCATGGCAGGCTCCGTGCGTGCGTCACCGGCGCTTCCACCGCGAGGCTCCCGCTGTACGGCGGGCGATCCGGCCGAAGCCACGCCTGCGACCCGCGCGCATGCAGCGTGCGCACGGTTCGCGCATGCTCGTACCGCGCCGGCGTGCGCCAGATGCGCACAACCTCCGACAGATCGTCAAAGACATGTTCGTACCAGCCGAAGGGCGACATCGCCTGCGGCACAAGACAGGAGGCAAACGGCGCGGTCACACCGGCTTCGCGCACAAGCCGCGCCAACCGGCGCACTTGGTCGATTTCTCTCTTTGTCGGGTTCTCCGTCGCCGGCAGATCGAAATACAGGAACGACCGTGCGAACCAGCCCCGATCCGTGAAGTGCGCTGCGGCCTGACGCGCCGTGTCCTTCAATACACCGGCATACAGGGCGGAATCCAATCCATCGAACTGCATCGGATTGGGCTGCGCGAGATCGACCGGCAGCGGCCAATACGCCGCGCCGCGCCCGTCGGCAAACGCCGCGCCGCCGATGAGCGGACCGCAAAAATCATCGTACTGCGACCAGTCCAGTTGCACCGCGCCGCTGGAATCCTGCGCGAAACCGGGGCGAATCTCATCGGTGTACGGCGACAGCCCGTGTTCGTGCAGCATCGCAAACGCCTGCTCGATCTGCCTTCGCACGTCATGATCGGCCAGCGCGATGCGCGGATCTGCCGGGTCGTACTCGCTCAACGCGGCGATCAACGGTCCAAGCTGCACGCGCGCCGGAACCGGCAGCGAGTCCTCCGACGACGGATAGACATCCAGCACGCGAAGCTCGATCGGCACACGCGAGACATGCCCCGCCGCGTCGCGCAACGTCAATCCGGAGAGATACGCTCCCGGCCGCGCATCGGGCGGGACACGCACCTCGACCCACAGCGTCAGCGACGCGCCGGGCCGAATCGTGAGCGGCTGACCGAAGTTTCTCGCATCCAGCGGAACCAGGGCATCGGGAATCTCACGCGGTTCGCGCACGCCCTGCGAACGCAAGTACCAGTTCGAATAGCGATTGATGGTGATCGGCCAATGGCGATACAGGCGAACCGACGAAGCCGGAATCGGCGCGGGCGGCGAAGCGATCGGCGCTGCCGGCTTCGTCGAGGCATCCGGTGCCGCCACTGCCGGCGCGCCGAATGCCGGAACAAAGGGCTCGGTCAGAATCTCGACCCCCACGGCGGCGGTTTCGCCCGCGGAAAGCCCCAGTGTGAACGCCGTCACTTCGCGCACGCCGCCGGCGATCTGAATGACGTTTCGATTTCGGTTGTAATAGGGGCTATCAAGCTCGGCGATGGCCGTCGTGACCGGCGCGCCGGGCGCAGTCGCCCACAGCTGCGGCAGCGCGCTTTGCGTCGCCTTTGATGCGCAGCCGGCCAGCGACACCGCCAGCAGGCCGACGCCGATCCATCCCGTAATCGCCCCAGCGCGAGCGCTCGCCCGAACGCAGGAGCATGATGGATATTCGACCTGGGAATGAACCATGTATGGATTGAATCGGTTGATCGATCCGCCGACCTGTGCCCGGCCTTTACGGCCGCTATGGGATAGCCAGCTGGCGCGGGGGATTCGAACCATCTCGGCGGCCTATCATTTATGGTATTCTCCCCCACTGCAACATCGAGCGGAGAAATCGTCCATGCAGCCCATGGCGGCTGCGTCCGATAGTTGATCCGCAGCCATCACCGATGTAATCGAGATTCCGGCATGTCGTCCACCGATTTCAAACCCGCCAAAGACGCCAAGCCCAGGAACCGCGAGCGTTGTCGGCCGCAGCCGACTGGCGACGTGAGTCTCCCGGTCGTGGTGGACTCCAGCGCGCCGAACGGCCCCGCCGGCATGCGCGCGTCGCGGATGGGCAAATGGCGCGCGGCGTCTCTGATCACCGTTCACGTGCTGATGATCGCCCATGTGATGCACTGGCTCTGGAGCGGCACGACGGTGTCGCCCATCGAACCATCGGAAGCGAAGGACCTCGCGCTGTCGGGCGTTGTCAACGCCGGTTTCATCTTCTTCGCGCTGGCGATCGCCTCAACACTTCTGTTCGGCCGCTATTTCTGCGGCTGGGGGTGCCACCTTGTCGCATATCAGGATTTCACGCTCTGGGTGCTGAAGAAACTGCACCTGCGCCCGCGCGAGTTCAAATCGCGCCTGCTGATTTTTGTCCCGCTGCTCGCAGCGTTTTACATGTTTGTCTGGCCGGCCGTGTATCGGTTCGTGCTGCGCATCGAGCCGCCGCCGCTCACGATGCACCTGACGACCAGCGGATTCTGGGACACGTTCCCCAGCTACGGCGTGGCGATTCTCACCGTCCTCGTCTGTGGCGTGGCGATCATTTACTTCCTCGGCCCCAAAGGGTTCTGCACCTACGCCTGCCCCTATGGCGGTTTCTTCGGACCCGTCGACAAGCTCGCCGTCGGTCGCATTCGCGTCACCGACGCCTGCAACGCCTGCGGCCACTGCACCGCGACTTGCACCTCCAACGTCGATGTCGCGCAGGAAGTCAAACTCTACAAGATGGTCGTCAGCCCCGGTTGCATGAAATGCATGGACTGCGTCAGCGTCTGCCCGACGAATGCCCTGTACTTCGGATTTGGCTCGCCGGCCCTCGGGGCCAAGCCGATCGGCGACCCCAAGCCGCGCCAGTACGACCTCTCGTTGATCGAGGAGCTGGCGGCCGGCGTCGTGTTTGTCGGCGCGTTTCTCGCGTTTCGCTCACTGTATGGCAAGATCCCGTTTCTGTTGTCGCTCGGCATCGCCGGAATTGTCGCATTCCTGACGCTCAAGGCCGCAGCGCTTCTCTATCGCCCCGATGTAACGCTCCAGAAAACCCGTCTGAAACTGGACGGTCGCTTGAGGCCGGGCGGCGTCCTGTTCGCACTGCTCGTCGCCGTCCTGCTCGCCTTCACCGTGCACAGTGGGATCTGGCGTTATCACGATTACCTTGGCAATCAGGCGTATGCCCTGCTCCCCGGCGAGGACCTCGGCTGGCAGCACCAGGCGGATTATGCCACGAGATTGTCACTCGAACAGCGGCACAGCGCGCAGATGGCGATTCGCCACTTGTCCCGCGCGCGTGAACTCGCCCTGATGCGCGTGCCGGAGAACGACCTCGCGCTGTCTTGGGCTTTGCTCATGGACGGACAGGCGGAGGCGGCGCGGCAATTGGTGGCCGACGTCATCCATCATCGCCCGGACGACGCACTGCTGCACCTGAAGCAGGCGACGTACGAGGTCTTCTCCGGTCGAACGAACGAGGCCCGCGCAGCCTTCCGCCGGGCCATGGATCGTTGCGCCACAGGCGACAATGACAGCGATGCCGCGGCCCCGCCCTCCCCCGCGGCCGGCCTGGTTTATGCAGACTACGGTCTTTTTCTCGCCGCCTCCGGCGACGCCCTCGGCGCGCGCCAGGCCCTGATCACCGCCACGCAGCGCGATCCGCGCTCCTCGGCGATCTGGGGCGCGCTGGGCAGTTTTGAGCTTTCCGCCGGACGCATCAACGACGCGCGCTCCGCCCTGATCCGCGCCGTCACGCTCGCGCCGCACAACCACGAAGCGTCCCGCCTATTGCAGCATCTGGCGAAGCTGCCGCAGGACTTCGCCGGGGCCTTGCCGCACTACGACGCCGCGCTTGCCGAGCGACCGGGCGCGTTTGCCCTGCGATACAACCGCGCCTACGCCCTGACGGAGCTGGGCCGCGTGGAGGAGGCCGTTCAGGCGTATCAGCAGGTAGTCCGCGATTGGCCAGACGCCGCCGCCGCACACGCCGATCTGGGCGCGCTGTGCGTCATGCGCGGCGATCTGCCCGGAGCCGTGCACGAATACGAAACGGCCGTGCGGCTGCTGCCGGACGATGCCGAAGCCGTCCTGCGGCTGGGGTTCCTGTACGAACAATCCGGCCGGCGAGACGATGCGCGTCGGCAGTACCAGCGCGTGCTGACGATCGGCAACGCGCAACAGAAGCAAATGGCGCAAGCGGTCCTCAATCGGTGAAAATCAGCCCGGCGTATCCCACGGCGTCGCGCGGTCGCTCCGGACGAATCGCGGACAGCACCTCGTGACTGGTCGTGTGTTCGAGCAGGTCGGCCCGCGTCGCGCCGCAGGCCCGGCACGCGGCGATCGTCGCGGCAATCGCCCCCGCTCCGCACGCGTTCTGATTCGCGCGTGCCTCGGCCACGGCGGATTCGGCGCGCAGCGCGAGCATCAGATCGATCATGCGGCGATCGTTCACGTCCTTCGCCCAGCGCAGGCCGTCGTCGCCGAGGCCGCGCGGCATGAACCCGTAGCTCGGACCGTAGTGCGTGAGGTCGGTCGATGCCAGAAATGCGACATTCGCCCCGCCGGCGCGGCACATCTCCCCCACGGCCGCGCCCAGTTCCACGGCTCCCTCCGCGGGCGGCGTCATGATCGGCAGGATGCGGGCATCGGGAAGCAGATGCTGAATGAACGGCACTTCGACTTCAATACTGTGTTCATCGCGGTGTGCCTGCGGCGCGGCATCGAGCAGACGAGTCTGCGTGATGAGCGCGTCGCTCAAGGCATCGTCCACCGTGGCAAGCCCCAGCGGGGTGCGCCACGCCCCGCTCGGATAGATCGACGGACGCGGACCATGCGGCACGTGAATCGCACCGAAGATCACGATCGTGAGCGGTTGCGCCTTGATTGACCCCGGCTCTGGCGCGCGACGCTGCGCGATGTGCAGAATGACCCGGGCCGCCACCGCACCGCTGCACACCCAGCCGGCATGAGGCACCACGCCGCCGAGGATGCGGCCGACGCGCCCGGCGGACGCATCGGGGGTTAGGACGCGACGAGTCGGATCCCGTCGTGCTTCGCCACCGAGTGTGCCCTGTACCGTTGCATCGTCGCGCAGGACAGGATCGCTTGCGCGCCGCACGCATTGTTCAACGGATTTCAGACAGCCCGGTGCCTCATCGGGATAAAACATCCCTGCGACGGCAGGCTCACGGATCAACATGGCACGAAAGTATAGCGCATCGCGGCGCCAGGCGATGCCCATCCGACGAGTGAAAACTGATCCCTCCGTGCCTCCGTGCTCCTGTTTCGACTGTTTGACTTTTCGGCGCTACCCGCCCTACACGCCGCCGTGCATGTACTCGTGCAAATAGCGAATCGTCTCTTCGGAGTCCTTCAACTCCCGCGCGAGGATGTCGCCGGCCGAGATGATCCCGACGAGCTTGCCGCCCTCAATCACCGGCAGGTGGCGGAGCTTGTGCCGCGTCATGATCGTGCGACAGGCCTCCAGCGACGTGTGCGGCACGACGAAAGCGACTTTCTCCGTCATCACGTCGCGAATCGGCGTGTCGGCCGCGTCGCGCCCCTCGAATACGACGCGGTTCATCACGTCGCGCTCGGTGAAGATGCCGGCGATTTCGTCTCCGTTCATCACGACGACCGCTCCAATCCGGCGGTCGTGCATGACCTGCACCGCGTCCAGCGCCGTGGCGTCGAGCGGAACCGTGGCGACGTTGCGACCCTTACCGGCGAGCACATCTCGAACAAGCGACATGGCGCGACTCCTTCAATAGTCAAACGGGTCCGAGCGGACCACCTTCAGGAACAGCCGCGATGAATTGACCTGATGGAATTATACCGCCCCGCCGTGAAACGCCAGAAAAAAAATGCTCCTGGTCGAGGGAAAAACCCACGGCACCTCCCCATCCACCAGGCAATCGTACCCTGCCCGAGTCCTCTTACATTGTGCCGTTTTTCACAGGTGGCGAATCAGCCCGATCTGGCAGCCAAGCTCGTGGGAGCCGTAAGACAATTTTCACATTAATCGGTCGTCCGGGGGAACAGTGCCGTGGCGGGCGGCGCCCACCCTGCGGCTAAAAAAAGCTTCCGGCGCATGGCTTGAATCAGCCCGAACCCGGTCCATGGGTGGCCGAACTGTCGTACAGCTTCTTGGGATTGGCGGGCAGGTGGATTCGTATGAGCGTCCCTTCGCCGGGGATGCTGTCCACCTGGATGCGTCCGCGATGCTCGTCGACGATTTTCTTCGCGACGGCCAGACCCAGACCCGTCCCGCCGTGGCCCTTGGTGGAATAAAACACTTCGAATATGCGCTCGCGCAATTCGGCCGAGATGCCCGGCCCGTTGTCGCCCACGGTGATCGTCGCCTCGTCGGCTGCGGCGTCGTAGGACGTGGAGATCGTGACCATGCCCGACAGCTTCGGCACCGCGTCGATGGCATTCACGACGATGTTCAGTACGACTTGGTGAACGCCGTCTTCGTCCATCATGATCGCCGGCATGTGCGCGCCGGGGTTGGTGCGCAGCGTGACGCCCTTGT from the Planctomycetia bacterium genome contains:
- a CDS encoding DUF4091 domain-containing protein produces the protein MVHSQVEYPSCSCVRASARAGAITGWIGVGLLAVSLAGCASKATQSALPQLWATAPGAPVTTAIAELDSPYYNRNRNVIQIAGGVREVTAFTLGLSAGETAAVGVEILTEPFVPAFGAPAVAAPDASTKPAAPIASPPAPIPASSVRLYRHWPITINRYSNWYLRSQGVREPREIPDALVPLDARNFGQPLTIRPGASLTLWVEVRVPPDARPGAYLSGLTLRDAAGHVSRVPIELRVLDVYPSSEDSLPVPARVQLGPLIAALSEYDPADPRIALADHDVRRQIEQAFAMLHEHGLSPYTDEIRPGFAQDSSGAVQLDWSQYDDFCGPLIGGAAFADGRGAAYWPLPVDLAQPNPMQFDGLDSALYAGVLKDTARQAAAHFTDRGWFARSFLYFDLPATENPTKREIDQVRRLARLVREAGVTAPFASCLVPQAMSPFGWYEHVFDDLSEVVRIWRTPARYEHARTVRTLHARGSQAWLRPDRPPYSGSLAVEAPVTHARSLPWQAFLRGNVALDIDRATDWPPRVLDEPITESRQRSDTWLIYPGRMFGLNEPIPSVRLKQLQLGLQDYQHLKLMERHGRGETARLLASSLIKAAGTDAYGDNFQDGLFARRVDDPAMWDLAQRILIEELEAALAEESVPDAGGVDGSRKGRINALWEKFLASTRRLECWPESQRLRFDAESDGGAYVLTCEVAVRSELRVPVTGTLRFAGLPHSAVAVADQHRIGPMHEMSVVRRQLTARLPVLPPRDLDGHYLQPVVFDAGFLGRTFAVCAVSMVRAPRAGGPIVIDGNLSDWQPAELNAAGDFRLINKSVGARDDLPESAFGAAGATPVEPRPRAESQTVAYFSRDDQYLYIGLHSASPRAESAIGPPRPARFSNVVEYEDLMPRDADLVEILIDPTNLATRSDDLFHLVIKAEGGAVFERGVGIVPPVGRTAPWPGAAPQYAVARTAYGWSAEVAIAIDALGPAARTSPVWGVNLARFEPIRGEYSDWARAPRYCYDPRTFGNLIWIEPPAPAERSTIGE
- a CDS encoding CBS domain-containing protein, yielding MSLVRDVLAGKGRNVATVPLDATALDAVQVMHDRRIGAVVVMNGDEIAGIFTERDVMNRVVFEGRDAADTPIRDVMTEKVAFVVPHTSLEACRTIMTRHKLRHLPVIEGGKLVGIISAGDILARELKDSEETIRYLHEYMHGGV
- a CDS encoding tetratricopeptide repeat protein — translated: MSSTDFKPAKDAKPRNRERCRPQPTGDVSLPVVVDSSAPNGPAGMRASRMGKWRAASLITVHVLMIAHVMHWLWSGTTVSPIEPSEAKDLALSGVVNAGFIFFALAIASTLLFGRYFCGWGCHLVAYQDFTLWVLKKLHLRPREFKSRLLIFVPLLAAFYMFVWPAVYRFVLRIEPPPLTMHLTTSGFWDTFPSYGVAILTVLVCGVAIIYFLGPKGFCTYACPYGGFFGPVDKLAVGRIRVTDACNACGHCTATCTSNVDVAQEVKLYKMVVSPGCMKCMDCVSVCPTNALYFGFGSPALGAKPIGDPKPRQYDLSLIEELAAGVVFVGAFLAFRSLYGKIPFLLSLGIAGIVAFLTLKAAALLYRPDVTLQKTRLKLDGRLRPGGVLFALLVAVLLAFTVHSGIWRYHDYLGNQAYALLPGEDLGWQHQADYATRLSLEQRHSAQMAIRHLSRARELALMRVPENDLALSWALLMDGQAEAARQLVADVIHHRPDDALLHLKQATYEVFSGRTNEARAAFRRAMDRCATGDNDSDAAAPPSPAAGLVYADYGLFLAASGDALGARQALITATQRDPRSSAIWGALGSFELSAGRINDARSALIRAVTLAPHNHEASRLLQHLAKLPQDFAGALPHYDAALAERPGAFALRYNRAYALTELGRVEEAVQAYQQVVRDWPDAAAAHADLGALCVMRGDLPGAVHEYETAVRLLPDDAEAVLRLGFLYEQSGRRDDARRQYQRVLTIGNAQQKQMAQAVLNR
- the amrB gene encoding AmmeMemoRadiSam system protein B, whose protein sequence is MLIREPAVAGMFYPDEAPGCLKSVEQCVRRASDPVLRDDATVQGTLGGEARRDPTRRVLTPDASAGRVGRILGGVVPHAGWVCSGAVAARVILHIAQRRAPEPGSIKAQPLTIVIFGAIHVPHGPRPSIYPSGAWRTPLGLATVDDALSDALITQTRLLDAAPQAHRDEHSIEVEVPFIQHLLPDARILPIMTPPAEGAVELGAAVGEMCRAGGANVAFLASTDLTHYGPSYGFMPRGLGDDGLRWAKDVNDRRMIDLMLALRAESAVAEARANQNACGAGAIAATIAACRACGATRADLLEHTTSHEVLSAIRPERPRDAVGYAGLIFTD